In Scatophagus argus isolate fScaArg1 chromosome 18, fScaArg1.pri, whole genome shotgun sequence, the DNA window GCAACCGCAGACTTTGACTGACTTGAGATCTGTCCAGCAGGTGTGGTCTGAGATTTGGGTCTCGTCTGTTTGGAAAGTTGTGATGAAACTGCGGGTTTTGACTGAACTGTGGGGTTAGACTGAATATGTGTCGGCTGCGTGGGCCTCGACTGAGGGCTGGGCTTTGTTGGAGCTATTGGTACGGGATCATCATCTAGTTCAAAGTCCGCAAAGGAATATTTTGGCCTGGGTCTGTATGGTATGTACTCAACAGGCTTTGGTTTTTGAGCATTAAGTCCATTAGGCATGGGAGGAGGTACTGCTGGAAGAGTCCTCTTAGCTGCTGATCGGGTCACTTTTGGGGCAGGTCCTGGAGAAGGGGTTGCCTGAAGAGACTGAGCCTTAATTTGCCTTGTAGATTTACGTGTTTCAGTATTAGGAGGTGTGGTCTTAGGGGCATCAGCTTTGGCAGGTTCAGGCTTAACAGGTTCAGTTTCAGAGGTTTCCATGTTAGTGGGTTCGGCTTTACTGGGTTCAGCCTTAGAGCTGTCAGCCTTGGGAACTTCTTCTTTCGGTGTAGCAGGTTTGCTAGTTGAGGCAGGACTTGGGAGAGGAGGCGTTTTAGATGGACtgacagcaggtggaggagctgtGGTCACAGGACCCACTGAAAACTGAGAGAATGCAGACAGAGGTGCTTGCCAATCTATatctgaaaacatctgatttgCTTGGTCAGATTTAAGTTTCTTTACACGTGCCcaagacattttctctctttgaagTTCAACCTGTCTTAGCCTTTGATATCTAGTTAGCTTCTTTTTCTCGTGGGCTTTCAGGGGAACTGAAACTTGTGTGATGAAGAAACGCCTCTTTGGAGGCTCTCCAGCAGGTTTAGCCTGAGGAGAATCAGTGGGCGAGGGCTCTGCTGCAGATGCCACCTCAGCAGGGCTCACTGGAGCAGAGTTTCCTTCTAGTCCTGCAGGAACTACAGCATTAACAGTGTCTGAATCCTGTGTGTTACCAGGTGGACTTTCCTTCTTGCTGGCTTCACTATTGGATGCCACTTCTATTGttactgctgtagctgctgtcgcagctgctgctgctgctgctgcggccGCTGCCGCAGCcgcttgtttttcttcctcgATCCTCTTCAACAGCATGCTGTCTGTAGCAATGTCCTCTGCGATCTCCTGACACAGGGCTAAGAGATTCAGTTGCTGTCTGTTTGCTGATCTCTTAGACGCTGCAGCCTTTTGCTCAGCCAGAGCTGCCAGACGGGCCTTGGTTCTGGCCTGTGTGttcatttcttgtttcttggGTTTTTCTGCTTCCTGAGTCTTTTTAGCATCTCCAGTCTTGTCTCCTGTGCTGATTTGGGTCAAGCTTGTTCCACACGTATTatctttattttcctcatcGACCTTTTCCTCCAATGTTTTAGGAAGGACTGTCTCAGAAGTTTCTTGGGGTTTCTCTATTATTGTAATGTCACTATCTtcctcattctcttcctctgctACTACAATCTCGCGACCAATCTCTATATCCTCCAGAATCTGCACTTCTTGTAGGTCCACATTACCCTGTGCACCACAGTCTTCTTTTGTGACTTGAACATGAGAGTTTGTCATATCAGTCTCTGAGCTATCAACGTCCATCATGTCAGCTGATGACTGCTGGCAACAGTCTGAATTTTGAATAACTTCAACACATCCCTCAGTTGAAATTTCTGTCCCAAGCTGGGTCTCCTGATCTCCCTCACCTGACTTGGTCACTGTTCCATCTCTGACCTCATCAGCTCTTTGACACTCAGGGAGGACGGTTTcttgagaaacattttcatttttcacatcacCTACCAATGCACTGTCTGGATTCACCTGCTCTGGAAGTGAAATTGACAACCCTGATTCGGCTGCTGCTTGAGTGACGATATCAAAGTGAATTTCACTCTGTGGGACCGGTTCCAATATCACAAACTCTTCTGATGTACTATCTGGTATTTCAACTGTAGCGGTGGCTGTAGTTGTTGTCAGAGTGACATCTGCGACCTCTTGAAGTCCAGTGTCTTCCCGCACCTGTTCAGAAAACTCTGTGGCACTGATGCCGTCTGGATGCCCGATACTTTCGCTTTTTTCCGTTGCATCTTCTGACTGACCATCTGGCACTATGATGTCATCGCTAGAGCTGATCACTGCAACTTGTCTCACATCCTCACCCGTGTCACTCTGCTCCAACTGTGCAGAGATACAAGTCTCTGGCACATTTGTGGTTTGTGCTTCCATCTCAACTTCTTGACTGTCTGAGACATGCATTTGTTGCTTAAAATCTGCCTCATTTTCCAGCTGTTGGGTAcaaatttctctgtttttttcattagtAGATGAATGTCCTCCCATCTGCTGGCTCTCTGTAATCTGCATGTCCAGAAAAGACACACCATCACGGTTCTCTGATTCTGTAAAAATTTCACGATCATCATTGCTCTCCGGACTACTAATGGGCTCATACACTACCTGGTTTTCATGAATCTCAACCATTGACTGATTAGCCGTCTTAATCTGTTCTTCTGATCCCTCAATTACAACATCAGCATCATCTGTATGgccacaaacaaaaactctgtCTTCACTGCATCCAGCTCCTTCTCCGTGTTCCTCAATGTTACTGACCATTTTGTCAGCCTTATCAGAGGAAATGATTGCAGCCTCTTCCTTGATCTCATTAATCACTTGCCTCCCAGTTTCATCCTGCAACACAGAATCTATCCTTTCCAATGATCCACTTATTACACACATATCTACTTGAACATGCTCAGTGCTAGCTTCTGTCTGCACGTTTTCATTATCCTTACTTTCAGAATTAGCCACAGAAAGAGGTTTGTGATCTTCATTTGATAAGACCACAGTGGTTTCATCGACTTCCCTTATTCCCTCGTTCTGCTGTTCTGTTGGAGGTACTGCATTACAATTATCCTCTGGTGCTGTTGTAGTTTCCATATTTATTTGAGCCTCTGGAACATCAACACATTCAGCAGTGTGCTTGTCTTCGTCTTGCTTACTCTCACAACATTCATTCTCTAGATCTTTTTGAACTTCTGTGTTGAGTTCACTGACCTCCAGACTCCCCTGGCTCTGTACTTCGACTATTGCCGATGGATTAGAAATCTCCTctggtgctgctgttgcttGTGCATCCATTTCTGTTTGATTCTCAGTATCATCCACACATGCAATGACCTCAGCCTTGTTTTCCTTGTCGTCAGTATTGGCAATAATAAAATCTTTTTGTGCTTCAATGTCTGTAGGGAGTTCAGTGGCCTCTTGACTGCTCTGGTTTGGTGTTTCAACTCTAGTTGCTGGATCAGACATGTCTTCTGTTGCTGTCATCCGCAAATCAATTTCTCTGTTATTCTGAGTTGCATCGATGCATTCTGTGATAaccttgttttcatttgcattattCGCAAAAGTTTGAATCATTAGGTCTTCTTGAAGTGTTTCGGATATAACTGTTGCAGGTTCATTCACTTCTTGGCTCTTCTGGACTTGTGTTTCTTCTGTCGGTGCTATGTTAGAAATTTCCTCTGATGTTCTTGTAGTCTGCATGTCCACCTCAACCCTGTCTTCATCTTTGGTGCTTTGACAATTAGCTGCTGGATGCTTCTGTATTTTATTAGATATGTCTGTGATGCATTCACTGGATTGTGGGACCTCATGGCTTTGTACTTCAACTGGAAATGCACGATGAGAAATGTCTGATGTCAACGTAGTTTGCCTCTCAGATCCACTCGAACATTCAAAGTTCACCTTGTCTTCATTTTCCATTAGTTCAGAATTTTCAATCGTGATATGCTGATGATCCTCAGCCGATATTTTGGCGATAGGTTCACTGGTTTCCTGTCTGTTCGTGCTTTGAACTTCCTCTGTAGGTGGTGGGTTAGAAATCTCTGATGTCAGCAAAGTCTgcatttcctttttaatttgacTCTTGGATCCACTGATGTGCTCAAAGTTGACCTTGTCTTCATTTTCCATTATGTTAGAATTTATCACATGGTCCTCATTCATTTCTGTAGATATGCTTGTAACACCTTCACTGAACTCCTGGCTCTTCTGGATTTGTATTTCCACTGGAGCGTCTTGATTAGAAATCTCCTGGTCAGATGATGCCAAAGCCTGAATATCCATTTTGATATGACCACTTGACGCAGTGGCACATTCCAAGTTCATGTTTACTTTGACTTCAACGGGGACCTCTGTTGTGTGGTCACCAACTTTGTGGGTCTCGTGGTTTTGTATCTCCTCTTTATGTGCTGAGTCCAacttctgctctgctgttttaGTCAGCATGTTGACATCTATCTGACCCTCTGAGACCGTCACACAGTCTTGCTCATGAACGGCATCACAATCTGGTATTATTATTTCGGCACAGTTGTCAGTCATCTTACTCATGACCTCTTGGCTCAACTGTAGCTCAGCAAAAGACCCAACATCAGCAACAGTCTGATTTGACAGGAATTCTTTCCTTTCACATTCTTCAAGCTTTTCTTCAGGCTTTCTGACTATTTTGCTCATACTGTCACATGATTTAGTAATTGTATCTGTCACATCATGGCTTACATGATCCTGCAGGGGTGCAGATTTTGATTCCTCTTTGAAAGTGACTTGAATTTTGAAACTTAAGTCTGTTTGAGTCTCTGGATTGCCAGCAGAATCTGTTGTTGCTCGATTTTCCTCTGCCTGGCACTCTGGATTACAACCTCCTACCAGGATCTCTCCTGGTGCAGAGTAAGTTTTGTTTGACAATGCTTTATCTTCTATATCTACATCACTATGGCTTGCAGAGATACTGTCTCCTTCAATCACCACCTGCCCTTTATGTTCTCCTTCCATCCTTTCATGTTTTGCATCCAGCTTTATCTCCTCAGAAACAGACTCTCTGGTCTCCTTAGTTTCAGCTTCACTGCTCACATATATGTGACTTTTACAAGCTGAATCTGTCCTTTCACCTGCTTGTGCTTCACCTTCAGAGCATAGATTTGCCTCATCTGTTTTAGAATATAGTGTTTTCACTAATGAAGTTAATGTTTCATTATCTTCATCATTTTTGGTGGACTCTGTAAAGTCCTTCGTTTCACTTTCCCCTGCTTCAGATGTGATACCACCTGTATCTGCTGTAGTGACAGAGTCTAATATTTCACTACATGATAATGGTGTTTTTTCACCCATGAGCTTTTCACTTTCAGCATGTTTTAATTCTTCCTGTTCACTTTCATCTGCTGCACATTTAAATTCAACACTACCTTTCCCACTCCCTGTTATAGAGACTAAAGTTTCCTTTGACTCTTCATTTGTGGCATGAAGTGAAAtttcttgtctctctccttcagtgATAGACTCTGTAGATTCCTTTTTCTCATCCCGATCGGCATCATCCAAGCTTTGAATACTTGTTGAATCTGAACATCTACCATAATTGTGGTCCATCTGAATAGTGACTGTAGGTTCAGATGGTGATTCTTGCCTTATCTCCTGTGGATCAGAAGACAACTCTTCAGCTTTACGTTTAGCTTTGACTCgatttgaatattttctgatGCAGCGGGCCTTGTCGCCATCATCCCTCTCTCTAAATAGGTCAGTCTTACTTCCATCACTACTCAACTCATCCTCAGATTCTGTGGAGGCTGTTCGCTTCAGGGAAGCTTTGGAGTTAACTTTCGGTGAGGAGGCTTCTCCGCAGGAGGCACTTGTGGCGTTCAGGAGCTTGGCTTTTTTGACAGGTGGGTCTGAAATGCTGCAGTCCTTTGAGGGAGAACTCTGTTTGGGTgacagttttttctttgttcgTGGAGTTGCTGACTTTTCaagtttatttcctgttttcaagGACCTTTTATTGGTAGCTGGTGCAGTTTTGGATGGCAGATCCTCCCCAACCTCATCCAATTGGGGCTGAGAATCATGAGGAGATGACCCTGTCTTTGGGGCTGGCATACTGTCAATCTGTTAGACAAAAATAGAGTAATTACAATAAGCATGATAAAGACAGGTTAACAGAGCACATGAAACTCCATTCTTTAATTACCATTTAATAAAACAGACCAGGAGTAAAAATTCTCCCTGCagcctctcttttccttctaGATGGAGTAATGAAATGTACTGAACATGCATGGAAACGACATGACAAACACGATCTCTCTGTGTTCATATTTAATAAGCAAATTCGAAATTAGTGTCGTATTATCATTAACTATAAATTCATCAACTATTACCTGGTATTCCTGACAAGCAACAAGGCTGGCTAACGCTGGACATAAACAGATAAATCGCAGTTAAACTGGCGACTCACACAACGTACGATCCACATACACTGACTTGGTCGACATCTACATTACTTATCTAGATGCCTGCCGAAGTCGGGGGAGACCGTTGTCTGTAGGAGttgtgcagacagaaacagaaatgctcATTTAGCTAGCTAACAGTGGCTAGTGTGGTAGCTGGAAGTCCACAGTGGTGTGTGCTAACGCTAGCAGCAGGCAACTCGCAAGAAATGAGCGAAATGAGACTCGCTGTTCAAATGAGCaaaaacagcagccagacagacagagcagacagtgtAGAGAGTAGTTCTTACGATACTAGCGTCAGCGGAAACATAAAGGCAAGGCATTCGTCAATGAAACtcactttgatgttttctttctcaacaacagctgttttttttcctgtgaataAAAATTAACTGTACTTCCGGAGTGAAACGCCGGATGTGACGTAGCGGCCCTCCAGGCGCACTCAAAATCGAGATTTTACTTTCAGAAATTTCGGTGCTTTACTAAGTACTATTACTTTGAGggttttactttgtttattcatcaaaaacaaacacacatcactctGTTAGACATCGTTGTGATGCAAATGCAACTTAAACAAAGTTGTAAAGTTATCGAAAATACAGACAATAGACACCACAAGATTTTTCATCATCTGGTTCATCAAaccagatttatttttatttctaaaagaATATTCATTATATTCTAGCAAAGTGTTATGTTAAGAGTATGTGCACTTtccttaatttatttattaatcgCTCTTATGTTTAGTTTTCATCTGAGCTTCTGTTATCATGAAAGGAGCAAAACCACTAGATACTTTAAAAACTAATGTAGTGAATCTGTATGTTTCACAAACTTACAAGATGACCATTAAATACCACAGATGAGTCGACCTTTTATCATCTTTGCAAACTCAACAGGTTTGAGGGAGGTTTGGCGTTCATTTGAGGGAGACATCTCAAATATTGAGACATTTTACGTCACAAACAGAAGTCATTAAACTGCCCtttccaaaataaaactctGTAAAAACAGACTTCACATATACATATAGTAAATTTCTCTCACAAACTGTGCAGACGTTTGCATCAGTCCCACATACTGATTCACTTGACACAAGGGAAGCCAAAAACCAcagatatttttatgtttttatttttcagactttccagacatttcatcatcaaatcaaattagTGGCAAGCAGAAacacttttacatttattaGATGTAAATACACAGAGACAATACGatataaatgttttgcatttttgcaagAGTACAGTTCAGTGACTGAGGGAAAGTGATATTCACTGATCAAAGCACTGACAGTAAAGGGAAAGCCAACAGGAAGGGAAGGTAAAAGCATCAATATTAACATTATGAGTGCGCAGATTCATGTTACTTTTTCATCTCCAGGATTCCACTTCCTGGCCCTCGCCTCTTCGCACTGCAGATGTTACAAAACTGCATTCCAGGAATCTGAAAGGACAAGAGGGAAAAGACACAGGAGTCTCAAAATGGGTTATCCAAGGTAAAAACAGAATAATGCCTGGAGAAAGATAAGATGGGAAGATATGATTCGTATACATGTAACTCCAAAGAGATAACGTTATGTGTTGTGTAAAGAGTGATATGGTCTATAAGGAAGTTACTAACTGCTCCTGAGGATGGCAAACATTCCTTGTGAAACATGTGTCTGCAGTGAAAAACCACCACACTGAAGGGTTTGGCCATATCTGAAACACAAGTCACACAAGTCTGATGAATGAGCAGCCTTCATACGCAGTACAACTTTGAAACACTTGGATACAAAGGTAGAAAACCCACCTGAAGGTAATATTGTAGCATGACACGATTCGCAGATATTCTCctctgaaaagaaaaccaacacTAACATGAGTACTTTTCATACATACTTATACTCTATTGCTACTTCTTCATGAATGCCAAGAAAAGTGCGCCCACCATCGACCCTGACTCCCCTCATCTGTGTTCGGTGCATCTTctggagcagagagagggagtcgGCCACCAGGATCTTCTTACATCCTTCTCTCAGAAGAATCTTaggaacaagaaaacaaaaagttggTTCATAAGTTTGACAACATCGTGAATAGTTCACAGTCATTCTTAAGATGCTTTATCATTCAATCCTCGAAAATTACACTATTTATTTCCAAATGGAGCTACTGAGGTTATACAAGTATTACAGAGTATATTCATGTATTAATACAATAAGAAACATTCTTTAATCCTTCTGTGTTTGCAAGAAAAGTCTTTAAATATTTTGCTCCTCTCACATCGAACCTGCAGGATTTAAAACAGAATCACTTGATTTCTTTAAGTATTAATGCAACCCTCAACTGACTGTACTGCTAcctgtgatgtttctgttttactcAAGCATTTAACCCAGATTtgtgtatttaattatttatttctacTTTGAGATTTATCCCTTTAtacttttcatcttttatttgaGCTTAATATAAGCTTTACTATTAGTGAAGAACAGTTTCACAGTTGTACTACTATAAAATTAATTCagacaaactgtgaaaactgattttattcCCTATTCATAAAaatttaaagtggaaaaaaaaacattcaagctAATCTAACAGGAACATGTCTAACCTGTAGATTGTAGTCATGCAGGATTTTTACGAGTGAATCTCTGAGGTTTGGGATCTCCATGCCCTCCTTAATGCGATGGATGAGCAGAATGGGATCCACGTGAGTGCCGATGTTATTAAGGAGGCCGGTAATGAATGCTGGGCACACattaaaagacagagagaaatgaaggaATATTATGGAAGTGAGAagatgacaaagacagacagacgggcagactAAAGTCAAAAGGAGGCTGCATCATACGTGGTTTGTCAATAGAATAAGAGATGAGGTCCTCCCAGAGCTCTGCATCGTCCTGCTCTTTGGCAAACTCTATGGCCTTGTCCACGTCCACCAGCTCCTCCATGATCATCTGCAGAGCTCGTCTGCAATTCCCCATCCTGCCTTCAAGCAACATCAGCCAGAttagtttgttttatcatttcaaaacacacttaaaacTAAGAAAACAGACTTTATCTATCACTTACTGAGCAGGAAGACGGTCTCCTCTACAAAGTTCCTCTGTTGACACACCTCAAGAGCCttagagaaaaagaggagacaaCATAATTCATGTCTGGCAGCTTCTGGAAACTCGGATGTGCAGTAGGATGACAGGTAAGACTGGTACCTTTTCCAGAGGGCAGTGCGTGCTGTCTCTCAGGAAAGGCAAGAGGTTTGGTCTGTCATATTCAGCATACAGGGCAATCTGTCTCTCGTGGTACTTCTTTCCTTTGTGGTGGTCCCGCTTGAAGAGTTTATGGAGATACTGTGAAGGGAAAAGATCAGCCAAATCAGTTCTGAATTCCTTTTGGCAATTACGAtgattttgttcaaaatgatATGTATCTCAGCTCACCACATGCAGAAGCTCGGGTCTGTCTGCTAGTTCTTCCACCACCCTCTCTATCTACAAGCACAAAGAAGACACGCAAGATCAGTGGATTTCAATCAGATACTTCAAGGAAAGCTGAGAGAAGCCTGACACACCTACCGATATCTTGTCTTCATTCTCGAGGAGCATGTCGACAGCTTTCTGGTGATGTGAATTTAGAGTATATattacaaaaatggaaaaaaattaaaacacagtaaGATTGCCTTAGATGACATTTTATGAGgtcttttactttaaaatcaaaaaagtaaaaaaatcaCATGCCTCTTTGTCAAAGTCCATGAGGAGTATAATCTTATCCTCTATGGAGGAGAAAAGGTTGTGTTTGTGGATCAGTTGGTAAACATCTTTGTGTCTCAGTCTCAGGTAGATCTCCAAGGCTCTGTCGTACCGCTGGTCATATGTGTACCTGCAACATTAGAAAAGTTGCTTTGGtgtcaagttttgttttttttttttttgttagcagTAATTTTCAAGTCACTGCATTATTATTCCTTCAACTCCACAGGCCCTTCAGTGAATTCATATTTGCAAACAAATATTGTGCTACCGTCTGTTCTTCAGATACACACATCATTTACTACTCTAGATTTTGgagtttgaaaaaaagaaaataccaaATAAGACACTGAATTCCatgcaaatgtgtaaaaattGATATTAAAAAGACAAGAACAGGCAACTGGTGTTTCCCTAAATATTATTGCATTTGGTTTGGTGTCGAAATCACTCACAGTTCAGCCAACGTGGTGAGCAAAGTTCTGTTAGTGGGGTCGCTCTTTAGGCGGTCAACAACCGCCTGAACAATCGCCATGTTATTATAAAGCTCTCCGGGCCATTCGCGGATCAGTGTTGCAAAACCCTTCGAGAACAGCACAGGAAGTAGAACAAACCATCAGCCGCGGCGTGGATTTTGTCACAGACTGTCAAGACTACTAGGGAGGACAAAGTACCTCATAATCAGTTTTGAGAAATTCATCGAGGATCATTTCATAGATGGCCGGCCTGAGACGCAGATCCCCTCTGGGCAAATACTGACTGATGGCCTGAAATCAGAGAGAAGTAGGGTAATATTGATAAGAGACAGACgctgaataaaatacactaaactTCTGAACCACAGCCCCTGACCTACCTTCAACTGCCCGATGGTCTTGAACCTGTATACTTCATTTTCCCACAGTTCCATGTTTTTTCCAAGAACCTTTTGACACTTCCTGAATTTAGAAGAAGAACTCAAATCATTCAGATGAAATGAATTTTGACTTTGTTAGCAGTGGGCATGCTTTGTGGCCGTGGAGCCAATTAATAAGTGAGTGTTCAGACTATAACAAACTATTAAACAGctaataaattacattttatgaGTTTTTGAGCTTAAAAGTTCAAAAGTAAAAAACTCAAGGTCAACTCAGTGGTTAAAACATGGGAAAAATTTACAGATCAGGTAAGATTGTGTTGGTCAAACTATTAATTTTTAGTCTAATGCGTTTTGCCCGCAAAATATCCACACTTTGCATTATGGATAATTTATTCTCATCCTATTCATTCAGTAATTATGTCATTTtattgaaaacacatttggaacAACAAGGTACGTCTCTGAGTGTTCCCTCTTTCtacagttttaaataaagacaagagaaaaatattttgcttttatacAGATTATCTGAATCCAGCATTTAAAATAGAATGTTTCTTTAATATGGACCCTGAagatacagaaaagaaaaaggtttttcaaatatctcacacacacagacactgtacAACTGATCAAATGGATTAATTTACTATACGTCTGCAGAAGGTGTCAAACCTACCGCGCAGCACTGTCATAGTCTCCTTTCTCCACTAAGTGATTGATGTAAGCCCTCCCAATATCCTGGACTTCATGTCTCTTGATGTTTTTGAAGCTGATCTCTGCGGCCATCAGCGCCTCCTGTCACAGTCAAACCACAGTAACGGGACACATTTTAAGCTATATAACTGCAGACTGTAACCTTTCGCAGTGCTCataaaactcaacaacaacacaaacctcatatttcttcttttcaagCAGCCAATCGATGTGGTCATCCTGGTCTCGCTCCTTGGCCACAACGATGTCTTTGGGACTGATGATGTAGAAGAGTGACTCTCCCTCAGAATGCTCTGttaatgaaaatacatttatgcCTCTGCGTATTGCGCATTACAGCTGACATTTGATAAGTCGATGCATAATGAAATCAGAGCGCAGTAAAAGGCTGCGTGAcatttctcagagggctgtttTTATAGTCTTACCGAGGCGGTAGTCTCTGCACtcatttttttcaaagttgCGCACAGTCAGCGCATCTGAAGAGATCTCCTCACAGCTCTCAGGAAGAGGCTGGATGATGTCGAGACGAGGCCGTGCACGAAACTCCTCATCCTGCGAGCACACAGATACAACCACAATGACCAAAAGTTTTTAAACCACACTTTGCCCTTTAGTTTACATGTAAAAGAAGTCATAATTACCACGTGATCAGAGTTCTCCTTCACAAAGTAAAGGGTGACAAGCTGATCTGCCAGGGGTGCCAGACCACAGATGGAAAACTCGGTCTCAAATGCAGAcactgttagaaaaaaaaaaaataaataaataaaaaaacagtggaCCAGAGATATCAAAATATATCTTGCTATGGTCAGCTATCTAGTTTTattcttgatttattttgtatttcattttattattatcgCCTGTTCTGGCTTCATGCTATAAAGAACTGAAAcaagtttattatttttctttttagtttgtCATGTGCTATCCGTTTTATACCTATTTCCACATAGCGGCTGGGCAGATCCCTCATCTCAGTAGGATTTCGCTCTTTCACGACACAAATCTGAGGAGAAGTGAGAAAATTACCAAAACTGGAAAGACCAGTGTCTATGAAGATTCAtaaatttaaacagaaaattagCAGACCTTAATGGAAGTCCCCCAGCCAACAATCAGAGTGGTGTTGTCTTTCCAACACAGGCTGCATGGGTACATGTCAGGCCTCAGACTGACGTTGTCCCGCAGCACATTTGTGATCCTCTGTTTTGTACCAATATCATAAATTTTAACTCcctaaaagaaaacacacatattagCATTTTCACCCTCAATATTTGCATTGCCACTGATGTCTGTGACTGATCACTCACCACATTGTTGGC includes these proteins:
- the LOC124049586 gene encoding protein MLP1 homolog isoform X2, whose protein sequence is MPAPKTGSSPHDSQPQLDEVGEDLPSKTAPATNKRSLKTGNKLEKSATPRTKKKLSPKQSSPSKDCSISDPPVKKAKLLNATSASCGEASSPKVNSKASLKRTASTESEDELSSDGSKTDLFRERDDGDKARCIRKYSNRVKAKRKAEELSSDPQEIRQESPSEPTVTIQMDHNYGRCSDSTSIQSLDDADRDEKKESTESITEGERQEISLHATNEESKETLVSITGSGKGSVEFKCAADESEQEELKHAESEKLMGEKTPLSCSEILDSVTTADTGGITSEAGESETKDFTESTKNDEDNETLTSLVKTLYSKTDEANLCSEGEAQAGERTDSACKSHIYVSSEAETKETRESVSEEIKLDAKHERMEGEHKGQVVIEGDSISASHSDVDIEDKALSNKTYSAPGEILVGGCNPECQAEENRATTDSAGNPETQTDLSFKIQVTFKEESKSAPLQDHVSHDVTDTITKSCDSMSKIVRKPEEKLEECERKEFLSNQTVADVGSFAELQLSQEVMSKMTDNCAEIIIPDCDAVHEQDCVTVSEGQIDVNMLTKTAEQKLDSAHKEEIQNHETHKVGDHTTEVPVEVKVNMNLECATASSGHIKMDIQALASSDQEISNQDAPVEIQIQKSQEFSEGVTSISTEMNEDHVINSNIMENEDKVNFEHISGSKSQIKKEMQTLLTSEISNPPPTEEVQSTNRQETSEPIAKISAEDHQHITIENSELMENEDKVNFECSSGSERQTTLTSDISHRAFPVEVQSHEVPQSSECITDISNKIQKHPAANCQSTKDEDRVEVDMQTTRTSEEISNIAPTEETQVQKSQEVNEPATVISETLQEDLMIQTFANNANENKVITECIDATQNNREIDLRMTATEDMSDPATRVETPNQSSQEATELPTDIEAQKDFIIANTDDKENKAEVIACVDDTENQTEMDAQATAAPEEISNPSAIVEVQSQGSLEVSELNTEVQKDLENECCESKQDEDKHTAECVDVPEAQINMETTTAPEDNCNAVPPTEQQNEGIREVDETTVVLSNEDHKPLSVANSESKDNENVQTEASTEHVQVDMCVISGSLERIDSVLQDETGRQVINEIKEEAAIISSDKADKMVSNIEEHGEGAGCSEDRVFVCGHTDDADVVIEGSEEQIKTANQSMVEIHENQVVYEPISSPESNDDREIFTESENRDGVSFLDMQITESQQMGGHSSTNEKNREICTQQLENEADFKQQMHVSDSQEVEMEAQTTNVPETCISAQLEQSDTGEDVRQVAVISSSDDIIVPDGQSEDATEKSESIGHPDGISATEFSEQVREDTGLQEVADVTLTTTTATATVEIPDSTSEEFVILEPVPQSEIHFDIVTQAAAESGLSISLPEQVNPDSALVGDVKNENVSQETVLPECQRADEVRDGTVTKSGEGDQETQLGTEISTEGCVEVIQNSDCCQQSSADMMDVDSSETDMTNSHVQVTKEDCGAQGNVDLQEVQILEDIEIGREIVVAEEENEEDSDITIIEKPQETSETVLPKTLEEKVDEENKDNTCGTSLTQISTGDKTGDAKKTQEAEKPKKQEMNTQARTKARLAALAEQKAAASKRSANRQQLNLLALCQEIAEDIATDSMLLKRIEEEKQAAAAAAAAAAAAAATAATAVTIEVASNSEASKKESPPGNTQDSDTVNAVVPAGLEGNSAPVSPAEVASAAEPSPTDSPQAKPAGEPPKRRFFITQVSVPLKAHEKKKLTRYQRLRQVELQREKMSWARVKKLKSDQANQMFSDIDWQAPLSAFSQFSVGPVTTAPPPAVSPSKTPPLPSPASTSKPATPKEEVPKADSSKAEPSKAEPTNMETSETEPVKPEPAKADAPKTTPPNTETRKSTRQIKAQSLQATPSPGPAPKVTRSAAKRTLPAVPPPMPNGLNAQKPKPVEYIPYRPRPKYSFADFELDDDPVPIAPTKPSPQSRPTQPTHIQSNPTVQSKPAVSSQLSKQTRPKSQTTPAGQISSQSKSAVATAPQSTITAAAAASSKAVPSAKPQLKSCVLTSPQQKAVSAAGQSKPSASASPQLNPSGSTAQLKQFVSAASQPAGSTRSAATVGSVPQKNPNPPSSQDSKCKDAVDPLSSAPTSSLSSEEASKVSDCTQRCEEKPAATDVYPSPGNKTETIKIAEQTLEKPCQEAVKAQHGGTPLSDACLQKEVKKIKEADKDGTQTIIDAGQKHFGAVACSVCGMLYSAANPEDESQHLLFHNQFISAVKYVGWKKERILGEYPDGKIILVLPDDPKYALKKVEEIREVVDSDLGFQQVETKCPSKTKTFLFISNDKKVGGCLIAEHIQEGYRVIEEPIPEGSEGEKLMFERQRAWCCSTTPEPAICGISRIWVVSMMRRRGIASRMLECLRNNFIYGSYLSKDEIAFSDPTPDGKLFATHYFGTSQFLVYNFVSGTRSSQPKTNAV